The Drosophila gunungcola strain Sukarami chromosome 3L unlocalized genomic scaffold, Dgunungcola_SK_2 000003F, whole genome shotgun sequence genome contains a region encoding:
- the LOC128258862 gene encoding TOM1-like protein 2 isoform X3, with translation MASFFNVGALGNVFSTPVGQRIEAATDANLASENWAANMEICDMINESSDTARDAMRAIRKRLSQNAGKNNQVVMYALTVLETCVKNCGKAFHVLVAQKDFINELVKLIGPKNDPPAAMQEKVLSLIQIWADAFKNQPDLNGVTQMYMELKNKGIEFPANDLDAMAPIYTPQRSVPELPPQLVAAQQHTISPQHMAAAAAAAAAAAAPPSTGPLHLTPDQAAKLRSELEIVSNNMSILSEMLSVLKPGQESPDDYALLNELTSTCKEMQSRIVDLIGRVQDDELTAEFLRINDELNNVFLRHQRYEKTRSQGQGAAVTSPSAVLGAAMGLPVVGASGAGATTVATLPPPPTTTAVSNTPQSDQLLIDLIESSEEAQLPQSLGHLSLGGGAPAPIGVQRGARPTDEFDILAQSRTDGNHKSDMLRDIPSVDAAAGSVTATASPYKQSQPQRSAGDPPVVSKHIEGIEELTSSEFDKFLEERAAAAENLPTINASNSAASATTGSGSVGVDSLRKTPKKPGAEEDLLAL, from the exons ATGGCTTCATTCTTCAACGTTGGCGCATTGGGAAATGTATTCTCCACTCCAGTTGGCCAGCGCATAG AGGCCGCCACCGATGCCAATTTGGCCTCGGAGAATTGGGCCGCCAACATGGAGATCTGTGACATGATCAACGAATCCTCGGACACCGCCCGTGACGCCATGCGCGCCATTCGCAAACGACTCTCCCAGAACGCCGGCAAGAACAACCAGGTGGTGATGTATGCGCTGACCGTACTGGAGACGTGCGTGAAGAACTGCGGCAAGGCCTTTCATGTCCTGGTGGCCCAGAAGGACTTTATCAACGAGTTGGTCAAGCTGATCGGCCCCAAGAACGATCCACCAGCTGCCATGCAGGAGAAGGTTCTCAGCCTGATACAGATTTGGGCGGATGCGTTTAAGAACCAGCCGGATCTTAATGGAGTCACCCAGATGTATATGGAACTGAAAAACAAGGGCATCGAGTTCCCAGCCAACGATCTGGATGCCATGGCGCCTATTTACACGCCACAGAGG AGTGTTCCCGAGTTGCCTCCCCAGTTGGTGGCCGCCCAGCAGCACACAATTTCGCCTCAACACAtggctgccgccgccgctgccgctgctgcagcCGCCGCTCCACCCAGCACAGGACCTTTGCATTTGACTCCCGACCAAGCGGCCAAGCTGCGCTCCGAACTGGAAATCGTTAGCAACAATATGTCCATCCTGAGCGAAATGCTTAGTGTGCTGAAGCCCGGCCAGGAGTCGCCCGACGACTATGCCCTGCTCAACGAGCTCACCTCCACCTGCAAGGAGATGCAGTCTCGCATCGTGGATCTGATTGGACGTGTCCAGGACGACGAGCTCACCGCGGAGTTCCTACGCATCAATGACGAGCTGAATAACGTGTTTTTGCGCCATCAGCGGTACGAGAAGACTCGCTCACAGGGCCAGGGAGCCGCTGTTACCTCGCCCTCGGCGGTGCTGGGCGCTGCAATGGGTCTGCCCGTGGTGGGAGCATCTGGAGCAGGAGCCACCACAGTGGCCACCCTTCCACCTCCGCCCACAACTACTGCCGTGAGCAATACGCCGCAAAGTGACCAGCTGCTGATCGACCTAATCGAAAGCAGTGAGGAGGCCCAACTGCCGCAAAGCCTGGGCCATCTCAGTCTTGGTGGAGGAGCACCAGCACCCATTGGGGTCCAGAGGGGAGCACGACCAACCGATGAGTTCGATATCCTGGCCCAGTCGCGCACCGATGGCAACCA taaatcgGACATGCTAAGGGACATTCCCTCCGTGGACGCTGCTGCAGGAAGTGTGACGGCCACCGCCTCGCCTTATAAACAGAGTCAACCACAGCGCTCAGCCGGCGATCCGCCGGTGGTAAGTAAA CACATCGAGGGCATTGAGGAACTGACAAGCTCAGAGTTTGACAAATTCCTCGAGGAGCGCGCCGCTGCCGCCGAAAACCTTCCAACGATCAATGCATCGAACTCCGCCGCAAGTGCCACGACAGGATCTGGATCCGTCGGAGTCGACAGCTTACGAAAGACACCAAAGAAACCGGGCGCCGAGGAGGATCTGCTCGCCCTCTGA
- the LOC128258862 gene encoding TOM1-like protein 2 isoform X2: protein MASFFNVGALGNVFSTPVGQRIEAATDANLASENWAANMEICDMINESSDTARDAMRAIRKRLSQNAGKNNQVVMYALTVLETCVKNCGKAFHVLVAQKDFINELVKLIGPKNDPPAAMQEKVLSLIQIWADAFKNQPDLNGVTQMYMELKNKGIEFPANDLDAMAPIYTPQRSVPELPPQLVAAQQHTISPQHMAAAAAAAAAAAAPPSTGPLHLTPDQAAKLRSELEIVSNNMSILSEMLSVLKPGQESPDDYALLNELTSTCKEMQSRIVDLIGRVQDDELTAEFLRINDELNNVFLRHQRYEKTRSQGQGAAVTSPSAVLGAAMGLPVVGASGAGATTVATLPPPPTTTAVSNTPQSDQLLIDLIESSEEAQLPQSLGHLSLGGGAPAPIGVQRGARPTDEFDILAQSRTDGNHKSDMLRDIPSVDAAAGSVTATASPYKQSQPQRSAGDPPVSTKENEIDEMEAWLGSSHIEGIEELTSSEFDKFLEERAAAAENLPTINASNSAASATTGSGSVGVDSLRKTPKKPGAEEDLLAL, encoded by the exons ATGGCTTCATTCTTCAACGTTGGCGCATTGGGAAATGTATTCTCCACTCCAGTTGGCCAGCGCATAG AGGCCGCCACCGATGCCAATTTGGCCTCGGAGAATTGGGCCGCCAACATGGAGATCTGTGACATGATCAACGAATCCTCGGACACCGCCCGTGACGCCATGCGCGCCATTCGCAAACGACTCTCCCAGAACGCCGGCAAGAACAACCAGGTGGTGATGTATGCGCTGACCGTACTGGAGACGTGCGTGAAGAACTGCGGCAAGGCCTTTCATGTCCTGGTGGCCCAGAAGGACTTTATCAACGAGTTGGTCAAGCTGATCGGCCCCAAGAACGATCCACCAGCTGCCATGCAGGAGAAGGTTCTCAGCCTGATACAGATTTGGGCGGATGCGTTTAAGAACCAGCCGGATCTTAATGGAGTCACCCAGATGTATATGGAACTGAAAAACAAGGGCATCGAGTTCCCAGCCAACGATCTGGATGCCATGGCGCCTATTTACACGCCACAGAGG AGTGTTCCCGAGTTGCCTCCCCAGTTGGTGGCCGCCCAGCAGCACACAATTTCGCCTCAACACAtggctgccgccgccgctgccgctgctgcagcCGCCGCTCCACCCAGCACAGGACCTTTGCATTTGACTCCCGACCAAGCGGCCAAGCTGCGCTCCGAACTGGAAATCGTTAGCAACAATATGTCCATCCTGAGCGAAATGCTTAGTGTGCTGAAGCCCGGCCAGGAGTCGCCCGACGACTATGCCCTGCTCAACGAGCTCACCTCCACCTGCAAGGAGATGCAGTCTCGCATCGTGGATCTGATTGGACGTGTCCAGGACGACGAGCTCACCGCGGAGTTCCTACGCATCAATGACGAGCTGAATAACGTGTTTTTGCGCCATCAGCGGTACGAGAAGACTCGCTCACAGGGCCAGGGAGCCGCTGTTACCTCGCCCTCGGCGGTGCTGGGCGCTGCAATGGGTCTGCCCGTGGTGGGAGCATCTGGAGCAGGAGCCACCACAGTGGCCACCCTTCCACCTCCGCCCACAACTACTGCCGTGAGCAATACGCCGCAAAGTGACCAGCTGCTGATCGACCTAATCGAAAGCAGTGAGGAGGCCCAACTGCCGCAAAGCCTGGGCCATCTCAGTCTTGGTGGAGGAGCACCAGCACCCATTGGGGTCCAGAGGGGAGCACGACCAACCGATGAGTTCGATATCCTGGCCCAGTCGCGCACCGATGGCAACCA taaatcgGACATGCTAAGGGACATTCCCTCCGTGGACGCTGCTGCAGGAAGTGTGACGGCCACCGCCTCGCCTTATAAACAGAGTCAACCACAGCGCTCAGCCGGCGATCCGCCGGTG TCGACGAAAGAGAATGAGATCGACGAGATGGAGGCGTGGTTGGGCAGCTCA CACATCGAGGGCATTGAGGAACTGACAAGCTCAGAGTTTGACAAATTCCTCGAGGAGCGCGCCGCTGCCGCCGAAAACCTTCCAACGATCAATGCATCGAACTCCGCCGCAAGTGCCACGACAGGATCTGGATCCGTCGGAGTCGACAGCTTACGAAAGACACCAAAGAAACCGGGCGCCGAGGAGGATCTGCTCGCCCTCTGA
- the LOC128258862 gene encoding TOM1-like protein 2 isoform X1, with amino-acid sequence MASFFNVGALGNVFSTPVGQRIEAATDANLASENWAANMEICDMINESSDTARDAMRAIRKRLSQNAGKNNQVVMYALTVLETCVKNCGKAFHVLVAQKDFINELVKLIGPKNDPPAAMQEKVLSLIQIWADAFKNQPDLNGVTQMYMELKNKGIEFPANDLDAMAPIYTPQRSVPELPPQLVAAQQHTISPQHMAAAAAAAAAAAAPPSTGPLHLTPDQAAKLRSELEIVSNNMSILSEMLSVLKPGQESPDDYALLNELTSTCKEMQSRIVDLIGRVQDDELTAEFLRINDELNNVFLRHQRYEKTRSQGQGAAVTSPSAVLGAAMGLPVVGASGAGATTVATLPPPPTTTAVSNTPQSDQLLIDLIESSEEAQLPQSLGHLSLGGGAPAPIGVQRGARPTDEFDILAQSRTDGNHKSDMLRDIPSVDAAAGSVTATASPYKQSQPQRSAGDPPVVSKSTKENEIDEMEAWLGSSHIEGIEELTSSEFDKFLEERAAAAENLPTINASNSAASATTGSGSVGVDSLRKTPKKPGAEEDLLAL; translated from the exons ATGGCTTCATTCTTCAACGTTGGCGCATTGGGAAATGTATTCTCCACTCCAGTTGGCCAGCGCATAG AGGCCGCCACCGATGCCAATTTGGCCTCGGAGAATTGGGCCGCCAACATGGAGATCTGTGACATGATCAACGAATCCTCGGACACCGCCCGTGACGCCATGCGCGCCATTCGCAAACGACTCTCCCAGAACGCCGGCAAGAACAACCAGGTGGTGATGTATGCGCTGACCGTACTGGAGACGTGCGTGAAGAACTGCGGCAAGGCCTTTCATGTCCTGGTGGCCCAGAAGGACTTTATCAACGAGTTGGTCAAGCTGATCGGCCCCAAGAACGATCCACCAGCTGCCATGCAGGAGAAGGTTCTCAGCCTGATACAGATTTGGGCGGATGCGTTTAAGAACCAGCCGGATCTTAATGGAGTCACCCAGATGTATATGGAACTGAAAAACAAGGGCATCGAGTTCCCAGCCAACGATCTGGATGCCATGGCGCCTATTTACACGCCACAGAGG AGTGTTCCCGAGTTGCCTCCCCAGTTGGTGGCCGCCCAGCAGCACACAATTTCGCCTCAACACAtggctgccgccgccgctgccgctgctgcagcCGCCGCTCCACCCAGCACAGGACCTTTGCATTTGACTCCCGACCAAGCGGCCAAGCTGCGCTCCGAACTGGAAATCGTTAGCAACAATATGTCCATCCTGAGCGAAATGCTTAGTGTGCTGAAGCCCGGCCAGGAGTCGCCCGACGACTATGCCCTGCTCAACGAGCTCACCTCCACCTGCAAGGAGATGCAGTCTCGCATCGTGGATCTGATTGGACGTGTCCAGGACGACGAGCTCACCGCGGAGTTCCTACGCATCAATGACGAGCTGAATAACGTGTTTTTGCGCCATCAGCGGTACGAGAAGACTCGCTCACAGGGCCAGGGAGCCGCTGTTACCTCGCCCTCGGCGGTGCTGGGCGCTGCAATGGGTCTGCCCGTGGTGGGAGCATCTGGAGCAGGAGCCACCACAGTGGCCACCCTTCCACCTCCGCCCACAACTACTGCCGTGAGCAATACGCCGCAAAGTGACCAGCTGCTGATCGACCTAATCGAAAGCAGTGAGGAGGCCCAACTGCCGCAAAGCCTGGGCCATCTCAGTCTTGGTGGAGGAGCACCAGCACCCATTGGGGTCCAGAGGGGAGCACGACCAACCGATGAGTTCGATATCCTGGCCCAGTCGCGCACCGATGGCAACCA taaatcgGACATGCTAAGGGACATTCCCTCCGTGGACGCTGCTGCAGGAAGTGTGACGGCCACCGCCTCGCCTTATAAACAGAGTCAACCACAGCGCTCAGCCGGCGATCCGCCGGTGGTAAGTAAA TCGACGAAAGAGAATGAGATCGACGAGATGGAGGCGTGGTTGGGCAGCTCA CACATCGAGGGCATTGAGGAACTGACAAGCTCAGAGTTTGACAAATTCCTCGAGGAGCGCGCCGCTGCCGCCGAAAACCTTCCAACGATCAATGCATCGAACTCCGCCGCAAGTGCCACGACAGGATCTGGATCCGTCGGAGTCGACAGCTTACGAAAGACACCAAAGAAACCGGGCGCCGAGGAGGATCTGCTCGCCCTCTGA
- the LOC128258869 gene encoding nuclear transcription factor Y subunit alpha has product MENHFSATSRPSATPRMSSTASAAATNNNSSSSNNNAAAGNNVNVNTAAGGATNAAATAQPIQVIPMPMLPAGAAQIIIGQQAQGQATATGLQPQLIPLQANQIMLQAAQQQPQMQVMQLPDGQTIFYQTPTIAALDPNAAATAAAAMAAQPTPHYLNINGQLVQITPTANANQATPGAGQQIIMVPQTAMAAVNAAAASAGATGVGTVVTQQQQQQQQQQAQAQAQSQVLHHQQQQQTAAAASAAANNISADVSTSTTGTNTNSEDESSKGEADEEPLYVNAKQYKRILIRRQARAKLESRIPKERCKYLHESRHRHAMNRARGEGGRFHSAQEKGDQDSSGPDSGSMPMAPSGGITLSRGTARAPPKLIAPHQTPSITITAIKSE; this is encoded by the coding sequence ATGGAAAACCATTTCAGCGCCACCAGCCGCCCCTCAGCCACGCCCAGAATGAGCTCCaccgcctccgccgccgccaccaacaacaatagcagcagcagcaacaacaacgcaGCAGCCGGCAACAATGTGAATGTAAATACGGCAGCGGGAGGTGCCACCAATGCCGCCGCCACTGCCCAGCCGATTCAAGTGATTCCCATGCCCATGCTGCCCGCAGGAGCGGCCCAGATCATAATTGGCCAGCAGGCCCAGGGTCAGGCGACGGCGACGGGCCTGCAGCCTCAGCTGATACCCCTGCAGGCCAACCAGATCATGCTGCAGGCGGCCCAGCAGCAGCCCCAGATGCAGGTGATGCAGCTGCCCGATGGCCAGACCATCTTCTATCAGACGCCCACCATTGCCGCCCTGGATCCGAATGCAGCGGCCACTGCTGCAGCCGCCATGGCCGCCCAACCCACGCCCCACTACCTCAACATCAACGGGCAGCTGGTACAGATTACTCCGACGGCTAACGCCAATCAGGCGACCCCCGGCGCTGGTCAGCAGATCATCATGGTGCCGCAGACGGCCATGGCGGCGGTGAATGCAGCGGCGGCCAGTGCCGGAGCCACCGGAGTGGGCACAGTGGTCacccaacagcagcaacaacagcagcagcagcaggctcAGGCCCAGGCCCAATCACAAGTCCTccaccatcagcagcagcaacagacggcggcagcggccAGCGCTGCTGCCAATAATATAAGCGCCGATGTCAGCACAAGTACCACTGGAACCAATACGAACAGCGAGGACGAGAGCTCCAAGGGCGAGGCGGATGAGGAGCCGCTCTATGTCAATGCCAAGCAGTACAAACGCATCCTCATTCGGCGGCAGGCCAGGGCCAAGCTGGAGTCGCGCATTCCCAAGGAGCGCTGCAAGTATCTGCACGAATCTCGCCATCGGCACGCCATGAATCGGGCTCGGGGCGAGGGTGGTCGCTTCCACTCGGCGCAGGAGAAGGGCGATCAGGATTCGTCGGGTCCGGACAGCGGCAGCATGCCCATGGCGCCCAGTGGCGGCATAACCCTCAGCCGGGGCACGGCCAGAGCTCCACCGAAACTGATTGCGCCGCACCAAACGCCAAGCATTACCATAACGGCGATCAAGTCGGAGTAG